From the Chiloscyllium punctatum isolate Juve2018m chromosome 42, sChiPun1.3, whole genome shotgun sequence genome, the window CTGATCATTGTCCTACATCTGAGGTTAGCAATAGCAGAAAGCTGGAGTAAATTTACTCATAAGTATAGGGCATCAAGCTCACTGACATGAAGATCATTATTGTCAGTGTTCATTGGTTGTCTGGGCATTGTAATTCTATCCATTAGAAGTTTGAACTTTCTAGGTAAATATTATACATGTATGTGAGTAGGAATTTCCTCCGGGTCACAAGTGGCAATGTGTCAAAAAGCATTTGCTGGTGCTTTATACCTAGAACATAAAGCATTATACATAGGAACAGAAGActgccattcattgagatcatAGATACCTTTTGCGATATTATTTCATTTTAACTTTGTCATAGTAACAGAAAAAGATTTACTTCTGACCTCTTTAATTATTATAAGCAATAACCATGCTTGCATGAAAAATTATTTCACCATAGAAGATCCTTTAAAAATTGTCATTGTTAGTCAGCATTCTTAAACATCATTGCTTGAATATACTTTATTTCCCCACAGTGGACCCTTTGGCAATTTGGCTCATGCAAGGTTGGCTATTTGTGAATGCACTATCATTTTGGCAGCCGACTCAAATCAAAGCTTTCTTACATGGAGTGCCATTGGGAAGGATGATTATTCTTGATTTATTTGCTGACAGTAATCCAGTATATACCTTCACTGAATCTTTCTATGGACAACCTTTTATATGGTGCATGTTGCATAATTTTGGTGGAAACATAGGAATGTATGGAACAATAGACACGATCAATAAAGGTCCTTTTGAAGCTCTGTCTTCTCCAAATTCTACCATGGTGGGCACAGGAATAACACCAGAAGGAATTGAACAGAATGATGTTGTCTATGAGCTAATGAATGAAATTGGCTGGTGCCAAAAACCTTTAAACCTCACAAAATGGGTTATGTCTTATGCACAAAGACGGTATGGAAAGAAAAATGATGATGCTATAGCTGCATGGTTGCTGCTATTTCAAAGTGTCTACAATAATACTTCGTATCGACGAGATCATAACCGAAGTCCGTTGGTTCACAGACCTTCTTTGAAACTGGATACTTCTTTATGGTATAATAAAAGTGATGTCTATGAAGCATGGAGACGAATGCAAGCAGCTGCTTCTGATCTGTTCTTTAGCGAGACTTTCAGATATGACCTTGTTGATGTGACAAGGCAATCTGTTCAGCTCTTAGTATCAGAATTTTATGAAGACCTCAAGAATGCATTCTTAAAACATTCCATTGTAGGGCTGCGTACCTCAGGAAATGTTCTAGTGAATAATTTACTACCACAACTTGATAGTCTCTTGTCCAGCGACAGACACTTTATAGTCGGCCACTGGTTACAAACAGCTCAGTCCTTGGCCACAAATGAGGAAGAAGCAGAACTATACGAATTCAATGCCCGAAGTCAAATTACTCTTTGGGGACCAGGTGGGAATCTTTTGGACTATGCAAATAAGCAGTGGGGTGGTCTGATTAATGATTATTATGCACTGCGTTGGGATCTCTTTGTATCAACACTTATTAAATGTCTTGAGAAGGGAATTCCCTTCAATCAAGCTCATTTCAATCAAATTGTCTTTCAAGTGGAGCAAGGATTTATCATCAACAAAGTAAAATATCCAGACAAACCTGTGGGAAATACCTATGAGATTGCAAAAGAATTGTTCCTAATGTATTATCCTCAGGCAATGAAAAGATTGATTAATCACAAATTCAGTCTTGATATGCACTCATTTTAAGTTCTTTTAAATGATATATACCAGGTTACATACTGGTTCACTTTATTGAGTAAATGATGCACTTGAAAAATTTTTATAAAAATTCAAATTACTTATTTGGGGACTACGTGGGAATCATTTGGACTATGCAAATAAGCAGTGGGATGATCTGGTTAATGATCATTACACACTGTGTTGGGATCTCTTTATATCAACAGTTATTTAATGTCTTTAGAAGAGAATTGTTTATAAAAACTCAATTTGCTTTGTGCTAATATTTTCAACAATAAGAAGTAAGATTTTAACCTATTTTTGTTAGTATTATCTGTCCAATGAATTCTGCATGGTTTAGCCTTTTGAAATTTTGAGACTTTTCAGTGCTAATCATCTCTGTTTGTTGAAAATATTTTCAATCAACCAATTTTGTCAGATACATGGCCTAGGGCCCAATTACACTGAACAGCTGGCAATTGAACCCAAATTTTCAAGGACATTTCAGGCATATTGCCTAAACTAAGATTTTCAAGAGTGCCCCTAAGTAAAAATGATCAcaattttgctttcattttaaaGGAGAGAAGAGGGAATTGAAGGTGAATATTTTAAACTCTAATAAGGACATTCATGAGGGTATGATGTTGGGAAATTAGGTCAAGGAAATTAGTCAGTAGATATGCAGTGCCAACAATAAGggagatttttagattagattagattacttacaatgtggaaacaggcccttcggcccaacaagtccacaccgccccgccgaagcgtaacccacccatacccctacatctacatctacatctaccccttacctaacactacgggcaatttagcatggccaattcacctgacctgcacatctttggactgtgggaggaaaccggagcacccggaggaaacccacgcagacacggggagaacgtgcaaactccacacagtcagtcgcctgaggcgggaattgaacccgggtctccggcgctgcgaggcagcagtgctaaccactgtgccaccgtgccgcccacattttaGAGCATTCTAAAATGATGCATTGTTGTGGTAAAGCAAAATTCTAAGGGAAGTACATACCATCCACAGCTAACCAAGAAAATCAAAGATATATCCAGCTGAAAGCATATAATTCTGCAATGATAAGAGTAAGGTTAGAAAATTGGATGGAATATTAAAAACAGCAAAGAATAACAACATTAATAAGGAAAGGGAAATTAGAGGATGAGAGAAAGCCAgccagaaataaaaaaaaacaaataataaaAGTTTCAATAGGTATTTAGAAACAAAATGGATAAATAAAGAATATTGGTCCTCTAGAGACAGTGTCTAGGGAATTAATAATATAGGAAAGTTGCAGAtgaattga encodes:
- the naglu gene encoding alpha-N-acetylglucosaminidase yields the protein MAAVGCWVLLLSAALVSVHCDFQTLEHLRPTATDLEQTKAVRELLLRLLGPRAPGFLLTVNRSMPGPEQRDRFEVRSLSDGRLSVQGNTGVATATGLYRYLSSFCGCHISWSGNQLKVPSPLPVVPKPLRVTSPNRFHYYQNVCAYSYSFVWWDWERWEREIDWMALSGINMPLAFTGQEAIWQKIYLSLGFNHTEIDNFVVGPAFLAWNRLGNMHSWAGPLPASWNKRQLSLQHQILQRMRSLGMLPVLPAFSGFVPGAIKRLFPKVNITRLGSWGHLNCSYSCSFLLDANSPLFQQIGMMFLSELTNEFGTDHIYSADIFNEMIPSSSDPKYLSTISSAVFKSMTQVDPLAIWLMQGWLFVNALSFWQPTQIKAFLHGVPLGRMIILDLFADSNPVYTFTESFYGQPFIWCMLHNFGGNIGMYGTIDTINKGPFEALSSPNSTMVGTGITPEGIEQNDVVYELMNEIGWCQKPLNLTKWVMSYAQRRYGKKNDDAIAAWLLLFQSVYNNTSYRRDHNRSPLVHRPSLKLDTSLWYNKSDVYEAWRRMQAAASDLFFSETFRYDLVDVTRQSVQLLVSEFYEDLKNAFLKHSIVGLRTSGNVLVNNLLPQLDSLLSSDRHFIVGHWLQTAQSLATNEEEAELYEFNARSQITLWGPGGNLLDYANKQWGGLINDYYALRWDLFVSTLIKCLEKGIPFNQAHFNQIVFQVEQGFIINKVKYPDKPVGNTYEIAKELFLMYYPQAMKRLINHKFSLDMHSF